The Mauremys reevesii isolate NIE-2019 linkage group 1, ASM1616193v1, whole genome shotgun sequence genome segment tatttcatttgactaaatccaacttgttgtgctttgacttataatcacttaaaatcttttgtagttaataaatgtgtttgtttattctacctgaagcagtgtgtttggtttgaaccgtgtcagagactcctcctggaataacaagcctggtacatatcagtttctttgttaaattgacaaacgtATATAATCTTGCAGTGTCTTGCGGGCATAACTGAACAATGCAAGACGGAGATTCCTAGGGTTGTGGCTGGGACCGGAGacattggctagtgtcattcagttgcacaatccaaagaaagaagcaaagaatcctgtggcaccttatagactaacagacatattggagcatgagctttcgtgggtgaatccccacttcgtcggatgcatcacccacgaaagctcatactccaatacatctgttagtctataaggtgccacaggactctttgctgcttttacagatccagactaacacggctcccctctgatactatccaaAGAGCAGCTCACATGGCAGAGCCTGTGCGTGAGCAGCCCAGGAGTggaggttctcacagcagagcagggtcaggctggctcccagagtcaaggattggagtgacctagcagatcaccggtcagGATAACACCAGAGAGGAATGTCACAGTATGCacatgcatatgtgtgtgtgcatgtgtgtgtgtatctgtgtggtGTTGGGCGTGCAGGTGCAAAGGCTGTGTTTGtgctgtatatgtgtgtgtttttgtgtattgTGTATGCACATGCATAtgtctctttgtgtgtgtgtatgctgtaCGTGAGTGTGTGTGCTGTACATGTGtgtgtgggtctgtgtgtggctgtgctgtacgtgtgtgtgggggggtgggtgtgctgtacgtgtgtgtgtgtgtgggtgtgtgctgtACGTGTGGGTGTGTGCTGTacgtgtgggtgtgtgtgtgtgtgctgtacgtgtgggtgggtgtgctgtacgtgtgtgtgtgggtgggtgtgctgtacgtgtgtgtgtgcactgtaCATGTGGGTGTGTACAGGGAGAATATGGTGGAAGCTCCGTGTTTGTCACCTCCCCAGAGCGGGAACATCTCTCAGGGCTGGAGGGAGACGAGCCCCCGGAGAATCACAGACACAACAGCCCCTTCATGCCTCACAGTCCCTGACGCAGTGATGTGCCCAGGTCCTCGTCCTGCCTCTGGCAATGGCTGGCGCGGGGTGACTCAGAGACGCCCCCCACCGCCCTAGTGACACGCCGTCCTGGCGGGGGTGGAGCCCGCGGCTCTCCAAGGGGCAGGCCGGGCGGGACAGGACACGTATTTACTGAGCCCACCTCAGGGGGTGCCCCTGGGGCCTGCATGGAAGAACTGGCTCAGCCGTACGCGCGCCGCTCGCATGGGGCCTAGCGGCTGTGCCAGGCCGGCACCGCAgcctctgccctctccccaccagcaGAGAGAGGGCCAGACACGCCGCTGAGAAACTGGCTGCAAATTGGGGGCTTAGCCTATTTGCATAAAATCTCCAGCTCTCGGGCACTTCAGCCTGCGGGTCTGGGCTGCGGGCGGTTTGGGGGCGGAGGGCTTGGGGCTGGCTTTCAATAACAGGGAAAACAAACCAAAGCGAGAATCGCCAGGACAGGCCCGTGGTTCCCCTcccggctggggcagaggatgtgGGAtgtctgtgagtagccagtgttgGGGGCTGGATTTCACAGGGGACAGAGTGAAAGGGATGGGGGTACCTGTTCCTCTGCCAGGCAGAGACAGGGCCGGGCTAGCCTGGAGGAGAGGGCATGAGTGGCTGAAGGCTGCTGGGGCCAGGGAGCTGACCGCAGACTGGCACAGGCAAGACTCCTTCACACAAGAGGCCAGGGGTGATGAGGTGGCTCACAGCCCCGGGCCCCGAGAACCATCACAGAGAGCAGCCATAGAACTACCCTGGCTCACAGCCAGCCGGCTGACTAGCCATTCTTTGCACGCACAAGGCAGCCACACACTCTATTAATCGCTTGCAGGTCTCCGGAGCTGTTCTGCTCAAGTCGGATGTGTCCTTCAGCAGATCATGTCACCCGTCAGCAACGGCAGTCTCAGACCTCCCGCGTTCCTCCTGGTCGGCATACCGGGGCTTGAATCCACGCAGCACTGGGTCGGGATCCCTCTGTGCTCCATGTATATCGTGGCCTTGCTGGGGAACAGCATTGTTCTGTTTGTTATAAGGACAGACCCCAGCCTGCATGagcccatgtacttcttcctggccATGCTGACCATCACCGACTTGGTCCTGTCCACATCCAccctgcccaaaatgctgagtgTCTTCTGGCTGGGTGAAAGGGAGATTGAGTTCCACGCCTGcttcacccagatgttcttcgTCCATGCTTCCTCGCTGGTGGAGTCAGGCATCCTGGTGGCCATGGCGTTAgaccgctatgtggccatctgcaacCCCCTCCGGCATGCCGCCATCTTGAAAATCAGTATGGTGGCCAAGATAGCACTGCTGGTCTTAGTCAGAGGCCTCGTTGTGATAGCCCCCTTGCCCTTGCTCCTCATGAAGCTTCCTTTCTGCCAGGCTTACATCATCCCCCACTCCTACTGCGAGCACATggccgtggtgaagctggcctgcgcagACACCACGGTCAATGCAGCATATGGCCTGGTTGTGGCCCTGCTGGTGGGAGGGCTGGATTGCATGTCCATCGCTCTGTCCTACGTGATGATCCTCCGGGCCGTCTTTGGCCTCCCTTCCACCGAAGCCCAGCTCAAGGCTCTCAGCACCTGCACATCCCACGTCTGCGTCATCCTCGTGTTCTACGTCCCTGGGCTCTTCTCCTTCCTGGCACACCGCTTCGGCCAGAGTGTTCCCCTCCCCATCCACATCCTGCTGGCCAACCTCTACCTCCTGGTACCGCCCATGCTGAACCCCATTGTGTACGGGATGAAAACCAAGCAGATCCGCAATCGGGTGACCAGGGTCTTTCATGTGAGGGGTCCCTGAGTGCCAGAGGGAGGTCGCTTCACGCTCATTTCTCCAGCTGCCACACaccacttttattttttaaatgtatcacaattattaataataaaacaatCACTGAGTAGCACTGCGACTCCACATGGAGCCTTAGGGACATAGGGGACGCTGGGCTCACAGCAGCCAATCTAACAAAAATAGAAGACAGTGAACCAGTGTGCCCGGAGCTGTACTAACACCTGATCACAGATAGTCCCTGCTCTGACAAGtgccattcatagaatcatagaaacatagaagattagggttggaagagacctcagttgatcatctagtccaatcccctgctcaaagcaggaccaaccgcaactaaatcatcccagcaaaggctttgtcaagccaggccttaaaaacctctaaggatggagatcccaccacctccctacataacccgttccagtgcttcaccatcctcctagtgaaatagtgtttcctaatatccaacctagacctcccccactgcaacttgagaccattgctccttgttctgtcatctgccaccactgagaacagcagagctccatcctctttcaAACATcgcttcaggtaattgaaggctgctatcaaatcccccctcactcgtctcttctgcaaactaaataaacccagttccctcagtctctcctcgtaagtcatgtgccccagccccctgatcatttttgttgccctccgctggactctttccaatttgtccacatcccttctgtagtggggggacctaCACTGGACGCAAAACTCCATgggtggcctcaccaatgctgaatagaggggaataatcacttcccttgatctgctggcaatccACCTACTAATAAAGCCCAATATGTCATCACCTTCAACACTCCTGGAGCTGGACCCAGCAGATATTGTCCTAAATAGCCCCAGAACTAAATGAACTTCATTGGACAGTTTTCCACTGAGACAACATACAAAGACAAAAGCTTTAATTTTAATGTATACATGAGCAGACGAATGAAGGCTGACAACCTTCTCAGTTGCAATGTGGTTGCCATGACAGGTCTAATGAGAAAGGTGGGAGAATTTGGTGGAATGCTTTGTGATATTGGACTTTTTAAAGGAGATCCTAGAGAAATCGTCTTATGAGACAGCACCAAACCATATACACCCCAAAGAATTCCTCTCCCGTTACTTCATAAAATAGAGATTGAGTTAAAGAGAATGGAATTAGAAGGGCATAATTAAGAAAATCTCTGAGCCAGCTGCATGGTGCACACCAATGGTACCTGTTGTGAAGAAAAATGGGAAAACACCCATCTGTGTGGATCTTAAAAGACTTAATGAACCCGTAGTGAGAGAAAAGTGTATCCTCCCAACACTAGAAGACTTCATCTCTAATGCTGCAGGAACTACTGTATTCTCTAAGCTAGATGCCGCAAGTGGTTTCTAGCCAATTTCTTTAGCCAAAGAGAGTGCTAAGCTGACTACATTAATTATGCCACTTGGGAGGTTTTTCTCTCAAAGATTAGTTTTTGGGATTACCTGCACTCCTGACATTTTCCAAAGAAAGGTGGCAGAGCTGCTAAAGAACATCAATGAGGTTGTTGTTTTTATGGACGATATTTTAGTCTGTGGGTCATCGATGGAAGAACATGACAAAAAGCTATTAAGGAAGTTCTGAGCTTAATCAGGGAGTCTGGATTCAAGCTAAAGAAAAAAAGTGGGTTTTGGCCTATACCAAACTGATTTTTTGGGACAGATAATAAACAAAGATGGAATTAACCCTAGCCCTGAGAAAGTAAAAGCAATTGTAGAGTTGAATGCACCAACAAGAGTGCCCGCAAGGAGATGCATACTAGGGATGGTACACTATCTTGGCCGATACCTAAACAGTGGTAAAACCACTCAATGACCCATTAAGGTCCAATGCATCCTGGCTAGGGGGGGGCAATTTAAGAGACTGCCTCCAAAGGGTAAAATAAATGATCCAGTTTCAAAGTTCTCACAGTCTAGTCTCTAGTTTCTAGTCTAGTTTCACCAATCTCACAGTGGTCAGTGCTGGGGTTAATAGCTGTGGACTTGGTGGTGTATTGTTGCAGCTACATGGACTTGAGTGGAAAACCAGTTGCATTCTGCTCTCGTACACTCACAGGATCAGAAGGATGACGTGTAGATTGAAAAGGGGTGCCTGGCAAGCATTTGGGCATGTGAGAACTTCTACAGACCCTACGCCTCTTGTAACCCTCATCAATGGGAAAGACCTGGATCAAGCACCACGGAGGTGCCAACGTCTTTTGATTAGGCCAATGCGATTAAATGCAATTGCTGAATATGTTTCTGGTAAAAATCTGGTAATAGCAGACATGTCCCAGAGTCCAGCATCGTACTCAAACACCTGTGGGCGAGAGGACGTTGTAAAGGTGTACATGGCTGTTGTGGAAGCTTACAGACCAGTATCAGGTAGGACACTATACAGCTGCTAGCAAAAGGTAAACAACTTCAGCCGCGCCGTAGTTACATTCAGGCAGGATGGCCCAAGTATCTAAAGAACACTAGGGCTATGGTAAGAGACCACTTTGCTGTACATGGGCAGTTAAGTGAATCCAGCGGATTTCCAGGTAAGGTAATCACATTGTCATTCCCAAACGCTTTGAGAGGACAACGTCTAGACCTCATTCCTGAAGGACATCATGGTTTAACTAAATGCTGAGTGGGCCAATCAGTCAATGACTCAGTGAGAACATCAATAAAGCAGCTTCAtgctgtcatggatccacaggtcTGGTGCACTTGAACAGCTCCGGAACAGCTCCTGGGAGGAGCCCTTCAGTGTGGCAGCCCCCTCAGGGTCACAGTCTCTCACTGGAGTCACCACCTCCTGGGATTGAACCTCAGAGCCTTCAGCCCCCCACTTCACACTGTGAGCTCCCCTCAGCCAGTCCTCCTGGGTTGGACACCTGAGAGACTTGACCACCCAGAGGAAGCAATGCACCCCCAGCTTCAGCATCtgcagtgactttcagccagcaCTGTGAACAGCAGTCGAGTTTATTCGATGTCGGGAACACAGTGTAGAAAGTCCTTGGGGGAAGCATAGAGAACAGAAAGTTACAGCATTGTCCATCTTGgtcaacccagagccctctgacccatCTTCTGTCCCAGTCCAGGAGAGTCTGCTGCCCCTAGCAGCTCACACTTAATAATCCCGCACCTGGCCCctcctcagtcctttgttctccagctgatTAAGCATGATTGGCCTCCTGCGAAGCGGAGGGGAGGGGCATCCATGGTCGTTAGATATCAAATGACTGGACAATCGGAGTGGCCCTTGTCTTCTCAGACTCATGGAAATGGGGCCCAGGACTCAGAGGTGTTCATCACACCTGTATCGCGGCAGAGTGTAAACCTTTTCCCACCACCGAGTTAACGATGTAGCCtggaggggaaactgaagcacgcACCGTGGTCCTACAAAAGTATTACAGAAAATGCCCAGTCTGTCACACATGTGAACACTGCAGAACTAACAGACCAACACAACCCAAAGCCTCGAATAACAGCACGTCTACTAGACAGACCCTGAAATAGGCTAGCAGCAGATTGCTGCGAATTCAGAGGACGCCATTATCTAGTTGCAGTGGATTATTTTTCTACATATACATTGAAATCGCATATTTGAACGATACAACATGTTGCAGTGTGATCAAAAAATCAAAGAGCGCCTTCACCCAGGCTGGTATTGCAGCACAACTATTGGTGGACAATGGACCACAATTCACTGCGGCTGAAGTTAAGTCTTTCCAAACAACATATGATTTTGAACACATCACTAGCAGCCTGCATGACCCACAAGCAACTGTAGAGGCAGAGAGAGCTGTACAGAGGGCCAAGGAAATACTGaagcaggaagatccattccttgctcttctgagcTACAGATCAACACTCTTAGTAGtgatcagcagggccggctttaggccgattcccccaaatcgggccccacgcctaagagggccccgcacccagccAGAGCACGGCAAGCCCCGTGGTCCCTGCAACCctggccggagcgcggcaagccccacagccccactctcctggctggagctctggcCGGAGCACTTCACCCTAGCGGCCTCGCTCCCCTGGCCGGAGCACTGCAGCCCcctggccccgctcccctggccGGAGCGCAGCAACCCAAAGTAccgctgaagactcggagcgccgcccagtgagtacaagctcCACGAATCAGGCCCTGCAGTTGCTAAGGCCGGCCTTGGTGATCACCTATCGCCCatctcagctcctgatgcaaagGCAGCTCAGGATAGTTGCAACCTTGGAAAAGAATTGAGCCTCAAAGCGGCTGGATCTCAGAAGAGTGGTCAGATCAGATCAACAGGCAAAAAGAGCTTATGGACACTTCTCTTACCGATGCCACTCAGAGAATTGCCTGATGGGAACCTGGTGACTGTGTTTGTGCCAAACTGGATGGAGGAACATGATGTAAAACTCCAGCTCCTGTAAAGAAAAAGAACACGTCTTTCTCCCCATCTGGGTTTATTTGGTGAGGCCTCCACCCctctcgctccttcctggcagggtcaccggGGCAGCGTGGGAAGAAAATTCTAACCACAGGGTaacccccacttacttgccagatagctggagactcccaagaaataacacaGACACATGCAATGTCTTTAACACAGTAATTACATCAAACAGCAGGTGAatggaacagaacagggcaaaacACTATTCTCAGGGCCACTGGTGCCAACACTGATAATACCCGTGAATTTCCCCAGTCACATGACCTGATACAGCAAAAGGTACGCCCTAGCACAAAGCCGGTATCGACCTGCACGGTGGCCGTGTGCGGTCTCTGCACGAGTGGGAATAACAACGTGAGGGGCGCGGGGCGGGGAGGGATTGGCCCATTCACTTTCCCTATGATTTTGGCTCCTAGATCTgctaggcattgcaacactgaacgcagcaacacctcctccccccccacccctttgctgCATATTCCTGTTTTCTGGTCAGACAAGGAGCTTAAAAGCTCATCATCACCAGctaccagcagggggcagcagcagctgggacaaGAGGAGACCCAGCTGTTTCCAAATAGCAGGAGCAGCCAAAGAAGTCAGCCCCCGCCATGTCCGCTCTTGCTAGcacccccccacctctgccccgccatggtcacaacatcccctgctgctctgggcaCAGGGACCTGGCTTGTTACGTGTCTGTACAGGACCATGCACATCCGTGGCATTCAGTGAGGCTGGGGAAGCCATCTCTACCCTCCCCACGGGACACGGGACTGTCTGTCGGGGGAGTGTCCCCCCCACCCAAACAGATTAAAGCCAGCTGGAATCGAGGGGATGGGGGCactgcaggggccaggctgtaCGCTGGCATCGCAGCTCATGGCCCACCTGGGTGCTGTCTCATCACATGTTCCTGTCGTGtctggagcggggggggggggctgtgacgCCCCTTCTGCACGGGAGGGCCGTGGGTGTCTCATGGAGGGGATGGATCGGGTTCATTCATTGCCCCGTCTAGCAGCCATGAGCCTCATTCTGGTTCTGTCTCCTTGTGGTCTTGGGATTCGAACGTGAGGGCTCTATAAGCCAGGCACTGCATAACAAAGCGGCGCAACCGAGTAGCCTGAGcacagaggtgccagggctacaAACCGCCAGTCCCAGAGGGGCCGGgcgctgaactgccaggcccagaggtgccggggctctgacctgccaggcccggaggtgccggggctctgaactgccaggcccagaggtgccagggctacaAACCGCCAGTCCCAGAGGGGCCGGGtgctgaactgccaggcccagaggtgccggggctctgaactgccaggcccggaggtgctgggctctgacctgccaggcccagaggtgccagggctacaAACCGCCAGtcccagaggtgctgggtgctgaactgccaggcccggaggtgccgggctctgacctgccaggcccggaggtgccggggctctgaactgccaggcccggaggtgccgggcgctgaactgccaggcccagaggtgccagggctacaAACCGCCAGTCCCAGAGGTGCCGGGTGCtcaactgccaggcccggaggtgccggggcgctgaactgccaggcccggaggtgctgggctctgacctgccaggcccagaggtgccagggctacaAACCGCCAGtcccagaggtgctgggtgctgaactgccaggcccggaggtgccgggctctgacctgccaggcccggaggtgccgggctctgaactgccaggcccggaggtgccgggcgctgaactgccaggcccagaggtgccagggctacaAACCGCCAGTCCCAGAGGTGCCGGGTGCtcaactgccaggcccggaggtgccggggcgcTGAACTGCCAGTCCCAGAGGGGCCGGGtgctgaactgccaggcccggaggtgccgggctctgacctgccaggcccggaggtgccggggcgctgaactgccaggcccagaggtgccggggcgcTGAACTGCCAGTCCCAGAGGGGCCGGGtgctgaactgccaggcccagaggtgccggggctctgacctgccaggcccggaggtgccggggctctgaactgccaggcccggaggtgctgggctctgacctgccagtcccagaggtgccgggcgctgaactgccaggcccagagggacCGGGGCTCTGACATGCCAGGCCCGgtggtgccggggctctgaactgccaggcccggaggtgctgggctctgacctgccaggcccggaggtgccaggGCTACAAACCGCCAGTCCCAGAGGTGCCGGgcgctgaactgccaggcccagagggacCGGGGCTCTGACATGCCAGGCCCGgtggtgccggggctctgaactgccaggcccggaggtgctgggctctgacctgccaggcccggaggtgccaggGCTACAAACCGCCAgtcccagaggtgctgggcactgaactgccaGTCCCAGAGGTGCCGGGtgctgaactgccaggcccagagggacCGGGGCTCTGACATGCCAGGCCCGGTGGTGCCGGGgcgctgaactgccaggcccggaggtgctggggctctgaactgccaggcccggaggtgctgggctctgacctgccaggcccggaggtgctgggcgctgaactgccaggcccagaggtgccggggctctgaactgccaggcccggaggtgccgggcgctgaactgccaggcccagaggtgccggggctctgaactgccaggcccggaggtgctgggctctgacctgccaggcccggaggtgccgggcgctgaactgccaggcccagaggtgccgggcgctgaactgccaggcccggaggtgccggggctctgaactgccaggcccggaggtgccggggctctgaactgccaggcccggaggtgccggggctctgaactgccaggcccagaggtgccgggcgctgaactgccaggcccagaggtgccagggctctgacctgccaggcccGGTGGTGCCGGGGtgctgaactgcca includes the following:
- the LOC120388754 gene encoding olfactory receptor 52R1-like, coding for MSPVSNGSLRPPAFLLVGIPGLESTQHWVGIPLCSMYIVALLGNSIVLFVIRTDPSLHEPMYFFLAMLTITDLVLSTSTLPKMLSVFWLGEREIEFHACFTQMFFVHASSLVESGILVAMALDRYVAICNPLRHAAILKISMVAKIALLVLVRGLVVIAPLPLLLMKLPFCQAYIIPHSYCEHMAVVKLACADTTVNAAYGLVVALLVGGLDCMSIALSYVMILRAVFGLPSTEAQLKALSTCTSHVCVILVFYVPGLFSFLAHRFGQSVPLPIHILLANLYLLVPPMLNPIVYGMKTKQIRNRVIEGLMRKLLQLAFSFFTHRFSPNVPHHVRILLVNLYLLVPPTLNPIVYGVKTKEIWVRVLNLLCQKQSIPEVGA